aagagcttATAGCTGCAAACTATGGCTCAAGGAATCAGGTTACAAGGTGGTCAGAGGTGAAAGTATTAgacacctacaaaaggttggaagaattaagaaagaaagatcccaCAGCTCCCAAAAAGCCAGATTATCAAGAAGCAGTGGTTCCAGTCAAACAGGCCTTGCCAATCAAAAGATCCACTGCTCCACCTGCTGCtatcctttatcaaagaaggaagCAACAGCAGATGGATGAAGAAGCAAAAGAAGACAAGGCTCAAGAAGAATATATTATGAAGATGGGTCTTCAGAGAATGATGGCAGAAAATTCAGACTTAGCTAAATCTCAAGACCCTGCCAAAGTTGTCATAACCAGGCCTCCATCACCAAACTCATCAAAAATAaaaactctcccaagaaacccactggactcaaaaatactaaagtggaagtctgatcaaaagacccacatATTGACTCTGCTCAAGTCCAGTGGTGAAGTGAAGAATATATCAAGGGAAAATGCACTTGGCCTGAGTGTAGAAGatttacaagatctccttgagcttccactgtgcagggatgaagatgatgaggattccatgaactttgaattacaattcaaagggcaagtTAGGGAATtcttgatgaggcaataaagatccagaatagtgaagtgttttggcatcatctgttctagggggagattgttaggattgaaccctacaaagaaacagttgataaagccaaaacttgttcagagcagtggatccataATAAGCAGTTGTTTGTAACAtatctttccccttgacagtggcccTAACATCTGATAACCCAAAGCACTGCTCATTACAACTGCTGCTGAtctaaagactgttgaagataaagcactgatgctcaatctacGGATATGtctcaagtactgctgaagaccaaAGCGCTGCTGGAGCTATAACAGTGGAAtgagaatcagtagtttagtTGTACATTATACTTGTTATTAGTAGTTTGTATCAGTGCTTGTAATAGTCAGTGGTTGTAGGTTGTTAGGAGGTAcaagaacaaacatttttacaaaatcccaaTTCACCCGATCATGAaagtgcattgaagtaaaagtggaaatgatgttATTCATGTGGTCCTGTTGCGCTTTTGTTTGACGTCTAATATGGcttcatgatctaatccggtgaATTATAgacattgttgttgaatccaatcAGATGCTTGATGTAATGAGGTCAtattaataacaaataataattaagaTAACTAAGTTTCCCGAGCCTAGGAAGCAATCCCAgataataacctagttattatataaatatagCATAGATTATGTGTTGTGAGAGCTCAGAGCCTTCATGGATGCTTCAAATGAAACAATAAATATTGCAATTTAACACACATTTTTTTCATATTTCAAAACGGTAATCCAAATGAAGCTCCCAATCATTTTTTAGTCACTAGTTTTTTATTATGTTTACTTATCATTTTAAGTTGTATTGAAATGTGACACTCCGCGAAAACAATTAAACACATTAGCTTGTCAGTGGCTGgacgctaaatttcgggacgaaatttctttgaTCTTGgtgataatgtgacacttcgggttttgtTACACAACTttttgtttgaatgattgtgtGGATTTAGCAACCAAGATTAATTTGATTATATGTGTGTTATGTGGATAATGTGTaaatttattattgttattatcataATTAAAACCAGCCGCACATTGAGGCTTGCAGCACATTCCTTCCATCTTGTACACCCCTCTTCTGGACCGCACATCCCTTTTGAACCCAGGTCCAACTCTGATGAGCCCATCAGTTGACCTAGGGCACCCGCACACTCGGAATGAGGCGCACATGCTCATGTGTGTGACATGTATTGGAGGGGTCTATTCGGATAACCTGAAAAACCCATAGTAAATACTTGTTAATCCCAATATTTTTAAGGTAATATATTAACCTGCCATTCAAGAGAGTAATATACCAGCGACGCGCTGACATGCACCATTCAATTGCCCACACAAATCACAAGTAGATCAAGTTCAGCTTGTTCAACTTGTCCGTTGAATATCCAACCCAAATTCAGAAGTGTATAAGAGATAACGTCGTCGCCGACGGGGGTTATGGCCTGTCGACGATGGCTTAAGCTGGCCGACGGCCTTGTGTGATGTCTACGGCCCAGCTACGTGAACACAAGGCGTCGGCAACTGCCTCGAGGCTCATTGCCAACATAGACAACATCCTCAGATGTCCATTTCTCCGTTTCTTCGATTCGGGTTCCCTTAGCTCCATTTCAAAACCCCGTTAAGCTTCCAAATTGCACCTTAAACCTATCAAAgcctgcaaaacacaaaccatGTCAAAGTAGTGCTATGAAGAActcaaattaaaattaaaacactATCAACATCCTCAGATGTCCATTTCTCCGTTTCTTCGATTCGGGTCCCCTTAGCGCCATTTCAAAACCCCTTTAAGCTTTCAAATTGCACCTTAAACCTATCAAAGTCTGCAAAACACAAACCATGTCAAAGTAGTGCTATGAAGAActcaaattaaaattaaaacactATAAAGAAGCAACATGCTTATGCATATATGTATTTtaatcttggctttggggtttttttaaagaaaaaatggttatgcatatagttattgtaaccttggctttaggggtttttcaaaaaaaaaaaaagaattttttttacttttcacccaaaagtatttataaattacttttaacccaaaactatttctttttttttttacttttaactccaAACTTTTTCCCTTTTGCAATCTAtcttcacaactttttttactttcaactttggtcctttatagttttcattttccgcaacttttccgctttatgcttcgttctaaattttgtgacttaacaaatcgtaacgtgcgtctttggtttaacatttttacgtatcgttctaaattttgcgagttaacaagACGCAACGTGCATgcgtgggtgaacgtttttacatcgtctatcttTTTCCCATGTGACATGTTCAACATACTGTGCGGGTCCTAAATcgaattagttataaataaagaatactcgccgcattgcggcgggtcgtaattttAGTTTCTAAATAATTTAGCAAATCTAAACATGAAAAGCTAAGACGTTCAACCACCTATCACCCATCAACCTCAATTATAAACACCCAATGCCCAAGTACAACCTTAAAGCAAATAAAaccaagagtaaattacaagttttatcctttatctatataccacatttcaggcggtgtcctttagcttcaaaattgacgagttttgtactttatgtttcaaaatcttgcacgttgtGTCCTTTGGCACTAACCCCAGTTAAATTTCAACGTTAAATCTAGTCACATAGACCCCACATGAGGGCAAATCTGTCTTTTTACCCtttcaataaaatattaaatatatatttataaagcTTTATTTCTCCACTCACTCACTCACTCTCCCTCACCTCTCTCTctatttgtgacaactcgagtttccaagatttccatcttcgcattaattgcacgtcaATTGTTTAGATTGTCtgttacacgacttgtttgtttcacaaccgGACACGTTGTAATATGTTAGATCGTATTGTAGTTGATATGTTATACATGATGGGTGTTAAGTgtgttttaattatatatacttgatgtGCATTATTTGTATATGTTTAAAATATGGTggtgttaatttatgttttataaaCAAAACAATGGAACTTTGGCCAATACTCTAACCCATCCGAAAACACCTCATGGCCGAAAACACCCTATGTGTCTTCGTCCACCATGTTGCCAACGAAAACATggaatgggctttggcccagtatcGATTTAATATGGAAACCGGCCCAAACTCAATGAAACTTGGCCCAAAACCCCCTCTTTCTATGTATACGTGAATACATAGACATATTGCACAACCCTTGCCAGTTTGCAAACCCTAAAACGTGTTTTCCTTCCCTGGTTCGTGTCGGCAGCCCTTTTATCTCTTCGAAGTCTTCTGTGGCATCATCATAATGCGGTTAGTACGTCCCCACTGTAATGATCAGAATCCTTTGATTGTTTGCAAATTGTTTTGTCTAATCTAGTTAATGATCATGTGATTAAGTCAGTTTTGGATGATGTGATGTTAATCGATGAAGTAGGGTTGCATGTTGATATTGTAATCATCGTATTTAACGACTCGGCCAGCATGTTAGACGTAGTGATGTTTTTATGCTAGATTTGTGAATGTGTGATCGATACATGTTATTATATAGTCATGATTATTGTGATTTGGATGGTTTGAtgattttattaattaataaaaggCTAAGCATATGAGAACTAGGGAATCGATTAATGTCAGTAGCATATCATGTGCAATAAGTGGGGATATGATGTGTTGCTTTGGAAACTGTCATGTATATGGGATAATGTGATCGATCATGTGTGCCTGATATTGATGATTCGGTTTGCATGTGAAACATTATACAACACAACCTTAGTCAAACCCACTCAAACTAAATGGTCCAATAACCTCTTGAGGTGATTTACACTTGTCAGCCATTGTTGATTATTTTAATGATGATGTTGTTTTTGTTGAAAATTTCgtgtaacttttagaaaataattttagtcaatttgtcaaacaaactgaacgcagcggaaaacatgtacacgaggttcggttctaaaccgtttccaccagtgatctctttacaatcaaaatagattataataaataaagaatcgtgacatccaagaaagacaccttggttcaacgaacgatctcactagatgatcgttgaccacgaaatcatatttgttcgtttgaaacaatttcaaacgaaacctttaaactaaagaaaaataaagttcaaaaactTTACTTACCTTTTTGCGTAATCGAAACTAGGATCAATTAAAACTTCACCGTCAATCTGCTATTCTCTTCCTTTTTCTCTATTCGACGTTCAAGCAAACAGCAAATATTTATATTTAGTTCCTGTTTCTTTTGTAACTTTTGAAAGCTTACAACCATCCACCCACTAAAATTCCATATGATGCTTCAACTACTTAAAGTACCGTATCCACtttttgataaccatttagaaaTCCAAAATCGAGAGTCTATCTATATAAAATTATGAAAAGTCCTTCTTTTTATTAAAAGATATAcatatatcttttattttaaaacaagGATTAAGAATTGTAATCTAATCACAACTCCTTCATAACTATCTCATAATTAAAACAATTATCTCTCTTtttaattatctaaataattaataatatatatatatatatatatatatattataattaacaaattaattataatgTTAAATCCGGCTCTATgtaattattctaaataattactcatttcttttattacgcttattatttcgtgatccggtgattaacgattaaaacaccgttacaagttcgttgcccaaagtgtaactctttgggtcgtaccttgacggcaacgttgaattataatcgacaattgaacatcatatccaacaatctcccacttggtcgGTTGGCCGATTAAGTTTCAATGTAGACAATAGTGGGTGCCTAGCTGCATCATATTGCCCCCGACAAGGTATGACAAATTTATGTCAACTAATTCTTTGCACTAATCAAACCTTTGGTTATGCAAATACTATAGCCCCGGTTATCAACTCATTTATCCCTCTGTATTGAACACttgttgaacatgagacatggaTCCAATTCATTCTCATATATTATTCAACCATTTCTAATTCCGTTCCTGATttgaagtggtttatcaaactACTACTAGTTCGAGCGTGGCCACGCGTTAACACCAGTTCAAACCAACGAAAGGCGCCAGAATGTTCTTCTTCTAAGTATAGAAGTACAGATCCCTTTGGCTACAAACAACTCCCACTAAACTTCAGATCATTCCCAAAACTATCCTTATTACTGCCAGTTACGTACAGCGTTAGATAGAATCAAAGAGcaaccattcatttaagttagttctagtatgtaccgcaagtctaaggatacaatgatcgtacctattcaaaacgtcttatgactaagatccatgaagatcattttgaagcgagttacgcccaatatgattcaactaatcatatcagtgaatatggctctcaacactttgagtatccattatatggatcaaccatctaattcacaatagtcttttaccagattggttctcacgaatctgatagactacggacattttagaatacaatattcatagatacttaacgtactaatatttgaacacagatataatagtttaaaagacattcaaccattaaattcaaataaacataaaatactgtttatagttcaaaatgcaccaaattactaaattacaaaaTCAGACCCATTGTCTAGCATATCTAAGACCTATACTATCTGCATGCTTCTCGTGTTTCACTTGAGGTATAGGCTTAGTAAACGGGTCCGCTAGATTCTGATCAGTATCAATTTTCTCTACTACGATATCTTCTCTTTCCAAAACTTCCCGTATGTAGTGGAATTTTCTGAGAATATGCTTCGTGCTGTGATGCGACCTTGGTTCCTTTGCCTGAGCAATTGCACCTGTATTGTCGCAAAATATCTCGATAGGCTTCTGTATGCTTGGTACAACTCCAAGATCAGCAAtgaactttttcatccaaacagcctccttagcagcttctgaagccgctatatattctgattcagtggtcgactgggccaccacgctttgcttagaactctttcaagttatagcaccaccatttaaagtaaaaacatagcctGTCTGAGATCGTGAATCATCACGATCCGTTTGGAAGCTTGCGTCAGTGTAACACTTTACTCTCATCTCTTCTTCCAAACCGCCAAATATaagaaacatatccttagttctTTTTAAGTACTTTAGGATATTTTTCACAGCAATCCAGTGACTTTTACCAGGATTCTGTTAATATCTGCTAGTCAAGCTCAGAGCAAATGATATgtccggtctagtacataacatggcatacatgatggaaccgatagcagaggcatatggaacctttttcatatcctctttatctttgtccaatttgggacactgatgactattcagtACGGTTCCAGTTGCCATTGGCAAGAGACCCTTCTTGGAATATTGCATTGAAAAACGTCGAATGACCTTATCAATATATGTACTTTGACTAAGTCCAAGTAGCCCCTTAGatctatctctataaatctttattcctagaatataagcagcttctccaagatccttcattgaGAAACATTTACCAAGCCAGGATTTAACATCCTGCAGCATTGGGATATCGTTTCCAATGAGaagtatgtcatctacatacaggATCAGAAAAGTAATAGAACTCCCACTTGCCTTCTTGTAAACACACGACTCATCTTCGTTTTTAATGAAACCAAACTCTTTGATTTTctgatcaaaacgaagattccagcttcgagatgcttgtttcaatccataaatGGATTTATTCAACTTGCAAACTTTATGAGGATTCTTAGGAtctacaaaaccttcaggctgctccatatagacatcttctgtaaggtgtccatttaggaacacggtcttgacatccatttgccatatctcatagtcataatacgcggctatggcaagtagaatcctaatagacttaagcatggctactggcgagaaggtttcctcataatcaactccttgaGTCTGAGTAAAACCTTTAGCAACCAATCGAGCCTTATAGGTTTGCACGTTTCCATCCATGTCTGTTTTtaacttgaaaacccatttacttcctacagtccgatattcgggaggaagttcaaccaaatcccagacttggttgtcgacatggattgcatctcgacgCCCATGGCTTCGAGCCATTTTTCAGATTCATTACCTGAAATCGCAGCTTTGTAGGTTGAGGGCTCTTCTTGATCAATTATCAAGACGTACCTATCAGGTGAATACCAATTAGGTTCATGACGATCCCTCGTACTTCTGCGGACGCCTAGTGTTACATCAGATTCCTGAATCCTATCAGGTTCAGGTCCAACAATATTTTGTTGAGAGGCAGATTCGACTATTGGTTGATTAATTTGTGGTTCTCGAATTTCCTCAAGATCCACAAGATTATCTCCAATTCCTCGCGCCATAAGCTCATCCTCTAGGAATGTTCCTCGACGCTTAGTGAAAACTCTATTTTCAGTAGGATTATAGAAATAATAACCAACCGGGtatgcatatccaatgaaaacaactttttCACCGCGAGGATCAAGTTTGTCCGAAGACTCACTGGTAACATAAGCGTTACATCCCCATATGCGAAGGTAAGAGACTTTAGGTGGTTTACCATGCCACATCTCATATGGTGTCTTTTCTACCTTTTTAGTAGGAGCAATATTAACAAGACGTGTAGCGGTTTCaagagcataactccaaaaggagtgtggtaagtttgtacgacacatcattgatcgaaccatatctaataaggttcgatttctcctctcagacacaccattaagttgtggtgttccaggtggagttagttgggatataatcccacacttcttgagatgttcatcaaactcttgattaatgtattcaccacctcgatcggatcgaagtgccttaatcgttttccctagttgattttgtacttcattttggaattctttgaacttttcaaaggtttcatgtttaaacttcataagataaacatatccatatctactataatcatcagtaaatgtaacgaagtatctttccccgttccttgacatagtcctgaatggaccacatacatcAGTATGTATGAGTCCTAACAGGTCTTTGGCCCTTTCACTAGTTCCGATAAAAAGGGGCCTTAGTCATCTTGCCACTTAGACAACATTCGCATAAATCATAAGTCTCTTGACCCGTGGATTCTAGAATCCCTGCGGTCTGGAGCTTCCTCATGCGATTGATGTTAATATggccaagacgacaatgccaacgATATGTTTGATTAAAGCTAGTTTTAACACGTTTAGAGGAAAGAGAGCATACCAAATTATTTGATCTATTGTTAGAAGTATCTATTTCATAGACACCATTGTGAGGCTGAGCCTCAAAATAGAACACACCATTTAAAAATGCAGAAATGCTACCAATAACAATATCAAAAGCATAACTAAAACCTAGTTCTCTTAAAGCAGAAACAGAAATAATATTCTTAGTCAAACTAGGAACATAAAAAACATTGTCTAAAGTAATAAACAATCCAGAAGGTAATTCAAGAATAAATTCTCCAACTGCCTTCACAGCAACATTCTGCCCATTCCCAACGTGCAGCTCTAAGTCACCCTGCTTCAGCTTCCTAATCCTTTTTAGTCCCTGGAAatcattacaaatgtgaaaaccacatccagtgTCAAACACCCAAGATTTGCTCAAAAAGGAAAATAGATCAATAACATGTATACCTGAGGATTCTCCAATCTGCAGCTTCTTAAGCTTCAACTCAGCCAGGTACTTGGGACAATTCCTCTTCCAATGCCCGATCTCATCACAGTGAAAACACTTGGCATCTTTATGAGGCTTTGCCTTCGGAGTGGCAACCTTTTTGCCTTTGCCCTTGTCTTGCTTACTCGCCTTGCCTTTTCCCTTGGATAGTTTCTTCTTGGTAATTCTTCCTTCCCTGATCGCTAGCACTGGATTGCCCTTAGTTGGGATGTTTGTCTCAGCAGTTTTTAGCATCTGATGCAACTCTGGGATCGTTCTTTCCCAcccattcatgttatagttcattaCGAACTGATGATATGAATTGGGTAGCAAGTTAAGTATCACATCCGTGGCTAACTCATTACTAAGGGGTGCGTTCAGACGCTCCAGTTGATCAACGAAAGACTTCATTTTCAGTACATGAGAACTGACCGAAGTACCTTCCTACATGCGACATGTAATGAGAGATCTCATCACCTCAAAACGCTCATGACGAGCTTGCTGCTGAAACATGTTTTTCAGCTGCTCACTCATCTCATATGCTCCCAAGTTTTCCAGATTCTTCTGAAGTTCTGGAATCatcatagcaagcataagacaTGTCACATCTTGGGAATCATCAACATGTTTTTCCTATGTCCTGCGGGCTGGACCAGTATTAGCAGCAGGTGCTTCGGGAATTGGTCCTTCAAGGACATAAGCCTTTTTCTCCGCCCTGAGAACAATTTTCAGGTTGCggtaccaatccatgaagttagaattatcaagtttagcattttcaaggatggacttaagcgagaatttggtgttatcagaattgtttgtagacatctatagaatttagaagaaaattttattagtaattttcatgcattaacctaattcaattttgacccaagatattttaggaattaggatgagatcccatctccccataactcagtgaatggacttagcactcttcactggcatagattgaagggtaggtgacgatcaccaattgtgtcaactacacaattctcggttttgggtcgcatgacgagtgttgtcaagcattggtacgttaaccccaactacgcccactttcacaaccgtagaagacgaatgcagggtaaacactaacaTTCGCTCTCGTGTCGCAAAAGTGATATTTGTCCTCAAATAAGAACCGTAGCCCGGCCCATGTAAGCATGGAAATCGCGGAACTACCCCTAACCAAAACCGTAGGCCTggatgcagggtaaacactagcaccaggggttcggatagatcagttcgggtgttcttaatttagggtggcgtagaatatcgattttaatttgggttatattttaaaattaccagttcgggtcgttttaaaatacttgtacggcctatggcatgaacataggctatacaattcctttgtaaaaatcaattttacgttttaatttgtgacgacttgaaacacctttcaatcactcgaccgattaattttaaataccctatttaatctaagttggtcgtgtcgcaaatttattttaattaataacgtTTATTAATTAcggttttcaaattaacttttaatttttgaaaaaccaattttgatttttgtattttaaaataaactgtttattttaattacctatccaatacttaataaaccttttattaaaattgtCGTTTTAATGATCGTGTATTAGTTATTAATTTTATGGTGTAATAAACATCTCATGGCAAAacgcaaaataaataaatatgcaatTCCGGGTTCAGAATATGTTCAGTTCGTTCGAGCCCAAGAACATGAACCGAGCCTATTAAGTGTAGTACAAACCCTTTTGTGCTCCCACTTAATTTTAAATCCAATCCAATTAAAGAAATAAACTTTAATATCAAGAAAACCTTAATATCCTTTAAATattctaaacaaaaaaaaaaaaaaactgaacaaACTTTTAACTTTATCTTCAAAATAAAAGTTTGTTACGAAATACTAatttttcgttttttttaatatcaatctaaatattattgataatttaaaaacaaataataataa
The Helianthus annuus cultivar XRQ/B chromosome 6, HanXRQr2.0-SUNRISE, whole genome shotgun sequence genome window above contains:
- the LOC118479765 gene encoding uncharacterized protein LOC118479765 codes for the protein MNYNMNGWERTIPELHQMLKTAETNIPTKGNPVLAIREGRITKKKLSKGKGKASKQDKGKGKKVATPKAKPHKDAKCFHCDEIGHWKRNCPKYLAELKLKKLQIGESSGTKKD